The Virgibacillus siamensis sequence AGGCACAGGATGAACTGTTCGATTACTGGCAGATTGCTGTTAAGCCGCCTTTTCGCCGGTTGCGGTACGGATTCGAATTATTCAGCGGTGACGAAAAACTTGTCTATACGGAAAAAGGGTTTTATCAGGATGCACCTTTAGACGATGTAGCCTATTATTTTTGTTTCCCTTATTTAAATCGGTCTGATGTATTTCAAGCTCCCGACTGGGCGATGGATACGGTATGGTATCAAATTTTTCCGGAACGGTTTGCCAATGGAGACGTGACGAATGATCCGGGAAACACGCTTCCCTGGGAAAGCGCTGAACCGGAACAGGATAACTTTTTCGGTGGTGATTTTCGGGGTGTTATCGACCACCTTGATTATTTGGCAGACCTCGGCATCAGCGGGATTTATTTTACCCCCATTTTCAAAGCATTTTCCAATCACAAATATGACACAATCGACTATATGGAAATCGATCCGCAATTCGGGACAAAAGAAGAATTCCGTGAACTTGTGCAGCGTTGTCACGAAAAAGGCATCCGTGTCATGCTTGATGCGGTATTTAATCACAGTGGATACTATTTCCTGCAATTTCAGGATGTACTGGAAAAAGGTGCTGATTCCCGGTATATCAATTGGTTCCATATCCGGCAACTTCCAATTCAGACTGAACCACACCCGACCTTTGATTCATTTGCGTTCACACCGCACATGCCGAAACTAAACACCGAAAACCTGGAAGTGAAACAATATCTTCTGGATGTCGCAACATATTGGATCAGGGAATTTGATATTGACGGTTGGCGGCTTGATGTGGCGAATGAAGTGGATCATCAATTCTGGCGTGACTTTCGGAAAGCAGTTAAAGCAGTCAAACCGGAAGTCTATATTTTAGGGGAAATCTGGCACGATTCTATGCCATGGCTTCAGGGTGACCAGTTTGATGCGGTCATGAATTATCCGTTCACGCACGCAGCCCTTGATTATGTGGCAAAAGAAAAAATAACCGCTGAACAATTTGCCAATCAAATTTCCGGAGTACTTATTTCCTATCCGGATAGTGTGAATGAAGCAGCATTTAATCTGCTCGGGAGTCACGATACTGAGCGCCTGCTAACTATCTGCAACGGAGACAAGCAGCAGGTAAAGCTGCTTTACGTACTGCAATTTTCACTAAAAGGAACGCCATGTATTTATTACGGAGATGAAATTGGCATGACAGGAGGTCAAGATCCCGGATGCCGAAAATGCATGGTGTGGGATCAGGATAGGCGGGATTTGGAATTACGGAGTTTTATGAAAAAGCTGATTCATTTGCGTACATCGGAGAAAGCTTTAAGAAGCAATGGAAGCTTTCGTTTTATCGAAACAGATTATGATTCCAATTCAGTGGTTTATGAAAGAAAATCGGGTAATGAAAAAATAGTGTTCATCATAAACCCTTCCAGTCATTCTGTTCATACGGAATTAGAAGGCTCCCGCAAATATAATCTATGGACAGGCGAAGCTATTGGTGACACCCCATTCGTTTTAACGAATGCACACGACTTTTCAATAATAAAGCTTAACCCAATCAAGTGAAGCTGCTGCGTGTTGGGCTAAGCGCCCTGTTGATCGTTCAATCAAAGCTTCCTGTACAAATAATTTTCCCCGGTACCACGCAGGCAATTGGTGCATAAACTGCTATTGATGAATTTTACGGGAGGAATGTTAAATGTATTATGGCATGATTCCGGTCGCATATGGTGCCTATCCACCAGTCGGACCTCGCGGGATGCAGCATCCGTATAACTTAAATCATCCACAAGGAATGCCCGGCAATATGAAAGATGAACATGAGCAGGGACATACGCACGCCCATTACGGATCAACCACCTGCAATGACGGCCATAACCACCTTCATCCCGGTGTCACAGGTACACCGATCGAAACGAACGATGGCCATGTCCATATCATCTATGGCAATACGACATTTGATGATGAACATATACATCGTTATAAGGCATATACGAGCCCGCCTATTTCCCTTGGCAACGGGTACCACACCCATTATGCCGAAGTAACTACAACAAAAAACGATGGGCATACACATGTCATAAAAGGATATACAGCACCATCCAAAAGCTAAGCGGGCATTATGCTCCCGCTTTTGTTCTTTTTTCACACCATTAGACATTACCTCCCCTTTGGCAGTATCCTTAACATAGAATACGTTGTTCGTGGAAAACTAAACAAAAACAAGGAGTTGAAAACATGCAAATGCCTAACCATCTCATAAACGAAAAATCACCATACCTCCAACAGCACGCCTACAACCCGGTAAACTGGTATCCGTGGGGGGAAGAAGCTTTTGAGAAAGCTGAATCAGAGGACAAACCCATTTTTCTCTCTGTAGGTTATTCTACTTGTCATTGGTGTCATGTGCTCGCCAAAGAATCATTCGAGGACAAAGAAGTAGCGGACTATCTGAATGAACATTATATTTCCATTAAAGTTGACCGGGAGGAGCGTCCTGACATCGATTCAGTTTATATGAAAGTTTGCCAGATGATGACTGGGCAAGGCGGATGGCCATTATCCATTTTTATGACTCCTGACAAAATACCATTTTATGCCGGTACTTATTTCCCGCGTGAGAGTAAATATGGCATGCCTGGCATGATGGACGTGCTTACCCAGCTTTATCAGAAGTACAAACAAGATCCGGACCATATAAACGAAGTGACAAAAAGTGTGACAGACGCGCTTGAAAAGACGGTATCCGAAAAAAGTGAGCACCGTCTGACAAAAGAAATAACAGATGAAGTATTCAAACAGCTTGGTAACCGATTTGATTTTACACATGGCGGATTTGGAAGCGCACCAAAGTTCCCCGCACCTCAAAATTTGCTTTATTTATTGCGGTATTATCACTTTACCGGAAAAAACGCTGCATTAAAAATGGTTGAAAAAACGTTACAATCCATGGCTTCCGGGGGGATTTATGATCATATCGGATTTGGCTTTGCCCGTTATTCCACTGATGAAAAATGGCTTGTGCCGCACTTTGAAAAGATGCTTTATGACAATGCACTGCTTTTGATCGCTTATACGGAGTGTTACCAGGTTACCCAAAATCCATTCTACAGAAAAATAAGTGAACAAATCATTGAATTTATTATGCGGGAAATGCGCAATTCAAAAGGAGCTTTTTACTCCGCAATTGATGCGGATTCGGAAGGTGTCGAAGGAAAATACTATGTATGGGAATTTACAGAGGTTATGAACATCCTTGGTACAGAAGCTGGCGATTTATTCACAGATGCGTATGATATAACACCGGAAGGGAACTTTGAGGGAAAAAATGTTCCGAATGTCATCAACACATCTTTAGATGAACTTGCCCTCAAACATAACTTGTCAACGGAACAGCTGGAACAATCATTGGAAGATTCCCGGCTGAAACTTCTCCGTTCCCGTGAACAGCGTGTATATCCGCATGTTGATGATAAAGTGTTAACATCCTGGAATGCAATGATGATTGCCGCAATGGCAAAAGCCGGAAAGGCATTTAAGACAGATGTTTTTACTGAAACTGCTGATAAAGCTGCACAATTTATTGAACACAATCTTATCCGGGATGGAAGAATTAAAGCCCGATACCGGGATGGCGAAGTGAAATTCAACGGCTATCTTGATGACTATGCATTTCTTACCTGGGCATACATCGAGTTATACGAGGCTACATTCTCACCGGATTACTTAAAAAAAGCTAAAAATACTGCTGATGCTATGCTGAACCTATTTTGGGACGAGGAGCAGGGCGGCTTCTTTTTCAATGGAGATGACAGTGAACAGCTTATTTCAAGAGAAAAAGAATTATATGATGGTGCTCTGCCTTCCGGAAACAGTGTTACTGCTAATTGTTTGGTCAGACTGGGCCATTTAACAGGAGATACAGACTATCTTGGTAAATTAGAAGAAATGTATCACGCCTTTTATGAAGACGTGAAATCAGCTGCAGCTGCCAGCACCCATTTTATTCAAAGCCTGCTGCTAACCGAAAATCAATCAAAAGAAGTTGTTGTGCTTGGTGAGGAAAACAGTTTAACAAACCGGTTGCAGAAGGAATTCACCCCGGACATCGCCCTGCTTGTCCATGAAAATCCTAAGGCATTAGGTGATGCAGCGCCATTTGCGGCCGAATACCCAAAAATAGATAACACGGTATCCATCTATGTTTGTGAAAACTTTGCCTGCCATCACCCTACAACAGATATTAGCAAGGCATGGGAGTTGATCAGGAGCAAACAATTATAATTCCTGTGGTATAATGAATGTAGTTTAAGAACGAGGAGATTTAATATGAGAATAAAAATGAATGTGCAGACGGCATATCACGGCGACCTGCTCCGTGCTGGCAAAGTCTATGATATTGACGAAGACACCGCCAAACGCTGGATTGCCAGTAAAATAGCAACTGAAGCCCCAAATGAATAAAAAACATAGCGGTATACCGCAAAAAGCCCTTGTACACTAATATGGTATGAATTGTACAAGGGCTTTTTCCTTCCCGCATTAGAATATTTCACCATGGCTCTCCTTTGTTATTTGCGATGATATGATACAAACCAATCATAAGATTAACGTATTTCGAATAATCATAAAGTGAATGAGTATTCATATTTCCTTGAATTTAATCCCCAAAGACACTACAATTAAATAGAAAATAGGTTTAATAGATTACAATCATAATAATTGAGGTCGCTTTTACATAGATTTGGGTTCTGTATGTCAATAAAATTGGAGGAGAATGGCATGTCCCTTACACTAAACCATCATATGGATAACTTGTTTCTCTATGGTTTGAAAGTTGTACAAACAAACCAGAACCAAATTGAGAAGGAATGGGAAAAAATTTTATCGCATTTAAAAGAAACCGATGAAAAATTTGCGGTTAATATGGAAACGGCGATCCATTTTTTTACGGAGTATTTTTTTTCACAGGAGGGCGATTCAGCCGGAAGGGATTTACATGAGCAGGCAGCATCCTTTCATAAAAATCAATTCACAATTACCTTATTGGAGAATGCTGTACATAAAGTAATTCAAGATAAAGGGAACCATTCTTACCAGGATCATCAGGCAATCCAATATCTGTTTTCAACGATTAGTGAAGACATTCTTACACACCCTTATCATCAAACTTTCTCAATCGATTCTTTTTTAAACAGCCTTGTCAACTCCAATCAACTTCCCATAGAATGGATAGCTATTGTTATTAAAAAAGACCAGTCTTATGTCGTTGAGAAATGGTTTAATGACGTTAACCGGGATTTGCTGCTCGGCAACGATTCATTCCATGCGGACACGGTATATGAGTTATCAGAGTTACTGCTTGGACAGATGATAAAAGATAAAAAGAAATATAATGTTCTGCCAATTCCACATGATGATGTCACACTTCTGGTATGCAGCCAGCAGGATGTAACCTCACAAGTCATCCCCTTCATTACCTATACACTAAAAATGTTTGAAAACAGCAGGCAATCGCTTAAAAGAATCAAACAAGAGCAAGGATGGAAAGATTCCGTCATTATGTTCAATGAAACCATTATGCGCGCAACTAATTATAAAGAAGCGGTTGAAAATATCACAGCCGGGTTTGTAAACTATCTCCCATTTGAACGATGTGCATTGTTTTCTTACTCGGTAAGTGAACAGACAGGAATTGGCCTGTTCGGTCACCGCCTTGATAACCAGGCAATACAAAATATTACGGAAGATATAAGTCAGTTTCCAATCATCCAAAACAATCTGC is a genomic window containing:
- a CDS encoding YmaF family protein is translated as MYYGMIPVAYGAYPPVGPRGMQHPYNLNHPQGMPGNMKDEHEQGHTHAHYGSTTCNDGHNHLHPGVTGTPIETNDGHVHIIYGNTTFDDEHIHRYKAYTSPPISLGNGYHTHYAEVTTTKNDGHTHVIKGYTAPSKS
- a CDS encoding response regulator transcription factor — its product is MSLTLNHHMDNLFLYGLKVVQTNQNQIEKEWEKILSHLKETDEKFAVNMETAIHFFTEYFFSQEGDSAGRDLHEQAASFHKNQFTITLLENAVHKVIQDKGNHSYQDHQAIQYLFSTISEDILTHPYHQTFSIDSFLNSLVNSNQLPIEWIAIVIKKDQSYVVEKWFNDVNRDLLLGNDSFHADTVYELSELLLGQMIKDKKKYNVLPIPHDDVTLLVCSQQDVTSQVIPFITYTLKMFENSRQSLKRIKQEQGWKDSVIMFNETIMRATNYKEAVENITAGFVNYLPFERCALFSYSVSEQTGIGLFGHRLDNQAIQNITEDISQFPIIQNNLQAVQLFGKTMNYPQPIYIKDASMGFPDRYIRQFNLRSVVIAPIFTSTSNKLFGAAILDQGAGNHFKVTQETFTALIKFGRSAGEIMAKYYSERPENEKKPATLHLSPREIEVMKLMAEGASTSEAAGELNLSEYTVRDYVSAIMEKMKASNRTEAVARAIREGLI
- a CDS encoding alpha amylase N-terminal ig-like domain-containing protein — its product is MLKEAIYHRPKNNFAYAYDAETLHIRLRTKKRDIEKVNLIHGDPYNWSTDGWQVQRSDMFLQAQDELFDYWQIAVKPPFRRLRYGFELFSGDEKLVYTEKGFYQDAPLDDVAYYFCFPYLNRSDVFQAPDWAMDTVWYQIFPERFANGDVTNDPGNTLPWESAEPEQDNFFGGDFRGVIDHLDYLADLGISGIYFTPIFKAFSNHKYDTIDYMEIDPQFGTKEEFRELVQRCHEKGIRVMLDAVFNHSGYYFLQFQDVLEKGADSRYINWFHIRQLPIQTEPHPTFDSFAFTPHMPKLNTENLEVKQYLLDVATYWIREFDIDGWRLDVANEVDHQFWRDFRKAVKAVKPEVYILGEIWHDSMPWLQGDQFDAVMNYPFTHAALDYVAKEKITAEQFANQISGVLISYPDSVNEAAFNLLGSHDTERLLTICNGDKQQVKLLYVLQFSLKGTPCIYYGDEIGMTGGQDPGCRKCMVWDQDRRDLELRSFMKKLIHLRTSEKALRSNGSFRFIETDYDSNSVVYERKSGNEKIVFIINPSSHSVHTELEGSRKYNLWTGEAIGDTPFVLTNAHDFSIIKLNPIK
- a CDS encoding thioredoxin domain-containing protein; translated protein: MQMPNHLINEKSPYLQQHAYNPVNWYPWGEEAFEKAESEDKPIFLSVGYSTCHWCHVLAKESFEDKEVADYLNEHYISIKVDREERPDIDSVYMKVCQMMTGQGGWPLSIFMTPDKIPFYAGTYFPRESKYGMPGMMDVLTQLYQKYKQDPDHINEVTKSVTDALEKTVSEKSEHRLTKEITDEVFKQLGNRFDFTHGGFGSAPKFPAPQNLLYLLRYYHFTGKNAALKMVEKTLQSMASGGIYDHIGFGFARYSTDEKWLVPHFEKMLYDNALLLIAYTECYQVTQNPFYRKISEQIIEFIMREMRNSKGAFYSAIDADSEGVEGKYYVWEFTEVMNILGTEAGDLFTDAYDITPEGNFEGKNVPNVINTSLDELALKHNLSTEQLEQSLEDSRLKLLRSREQRVYPHVDDKVLTSWNAMMIAAMAKAGKAFKTDVFTETADKAAQFIEHNLIRDGRIKARYRDGEVKFNGYLDDYAFLTWAYIELYEATFSPDYLKKAKNTADAMLNLFWDEEQGGFFFNGDDSEQLISREKELYDGALPSGNSVTANCLVRLGHLTGDTDYLGKLEEMYHAFYEDVKSAAAASTHFIQSLLLTENQSKEVVVLGEENSLTNRLQKEFTPDIALLVHENPKALGDAAPFAAEYPKIDNTVSIYVCENFACHHPTTDISKAWELIRSKQL